The genomic segment ATCCCTgtcattaaaaatattcttgcatattaaattatttaattttgtttctgttaACAAGGCCATCAAgaagatttatttatattactagttaaaaataataatttaaaaatgattggtttataataatgtaaaaaagtaTGAAAAGATTTAAATTCAGCATTTTCAAAAGCCACACCAAATGTGATGGCAGACACGTGTCCTGCATTTAGAAGGCAGTTTCCTGTGTTCCCACAGACTGAGAGAAAGTGGAATAATATGCCATTACTAGCGAGTCACAGTCAAATTAGCTTAATTTACCTCCTCACGCATTCTCACCTTTCTTTCTTTACTGTGGGCCCTCCATCCGTTGTAAAATCATACACCATAAATGGGGACAACcaattttcactattttttttaacatttatagaataaatttttctaataatattccatattttttctaatggcataaatataaaaattccaGAATAATATAAGTGATAGATTAAGGTAGTCTCTGTTGTTCTTCACGGATTTCCTGTTTTAGTTCATTTCGAATAGGGTGGGGAACCCCTCCGTATGTCCCAAGGTAAGAGACACAATTTTCTCCGTTAGATCTGTTAATTTTTTGATTAATGGATGAGAttaaatttaccttttttatcttttctttcctCCGTCACTTCCCTTTTTATCCCTAagtctctcttttctctttctctctgtccCTTGTCCTCCGTCAATAACCATCACGCCACCAACCCATCCACCACAACGCCACTACCTGCAACCCTTTCGTTGGCGAGGCCATAGGAGGCGGTGGCCCGTCGTGGAAAGAGGGCAGCGCCAGCGATTTCCCCTTTCACGTCTCGCAAGGTCGTGTTAGTGAGTTTAATGattaatactaatattaatagtagtaaataattttttttccaatttctcTTGGATTGTAGTATGGGTGAGAATTTCCATATCTGGtttgaaacaaaaagaaagcgggaaacaagagaaaaaaaggaaagaggaaaaaagaaaacaaatgaagCGCAGCTGCGGGAAATCAACTCCAGTAGTGGAGACATATGATGTTCACGGCGCCCATGCCGTTGAGCACGACAAATGAAACCAGTGTCGGCAACAAGCAGAAGGAAGGAGAAAAGATAGGAAACATGAGGGCAATAttggaaataaaatgaaaggaaaaaataaaaataacaaaccAAAAAACACAAACCTTGCTTCCTCTGCTGCTGTCACCAATATCACTACACATCTCACCTTACCTGCTTTTCTACTAGTCTGATGAAAACATAAACTGTGATCTTACTAATTGAAGTCATAAAAACATGTATACGAGTTTTAATACTATTGATACAATTTAACGAAAAGATGAGtaaattttaagaaagaaaagtttCACCCGCTGTCCCCTTTACACGGACAGAGACCTTGTGACTGCTCTATCCCTGCTTTCCATCTCAGAAATCAACCACCCAACCACAACGACAGTGGTAATGGAATATCCATTTGTGAAAGTTCAAGGCTAAGCTGTTTAGAAATCCTTTTACTAAAATCCCACTTCCTAAATACATCATGATTACCAAACAAGAATTTCCTAATGGAACTATTTCTGTTTCAAGAAATCATTACAAACATACACACATAAAAACCCAAACACAGatataattaaacaattattctCTCACAGAGAAATAACTTAATGCAGTTTTTGGAACTTCAAATAAACAATGTATGTTCTTCTAAAGTTAGATTCTGCAAATATTTACTCATGTTTATTACATGGAGTACTCATTGATGCTTCTTACAGAGTCCCCTTGCaacactaaaaaaaagaaaaaaaaaagagtaaaactgAAAGGGCAAAAGAAAAAGGGCGCTCTTATCCAAATATTTTggttatacttttaatttttaattaactttttttttttcaaaaaactaAGTGCAAAATTTTGTTATGGCTTGTCCTTGAGAAGGGAGGCTAATCCGGTGACCACCTTCGTTCCTCTCTCAACACTCCTCACTTTCAATGCAGGTGGCTGCCACGGCGGAGTCGCAACCGGAGGCAAGTTCCTCTCGCCACTGCAACAAATCTCCAACCCGGGCGACGATATTTTTTCGCCGAAGATCAGTTCTAATTCACCACAATCACTCTCGGCCGCAGCACCGTCGCCGACGCTCAAGTTCTCCGTCGACCCATTGACGTTAGAGGAAGACGGCGGATTTGCCCTGGTGCAGGAGTTGGAGAGCCACTTGGCTAACATGTAGTCCGCCTTCCTCCACGGTGGAACATgcatccctttcttcttcaagCTCTGCTTAGCCGCCTCCGACACAGAGGCTACGATCTGGCAAAGACGATCCGATTTCCCGACGAAAATGAACGGCAGGGACTGAAGGATCGCCTTGTATGTCCCAGTGGATCGTGCTATGTCGAACTCGGATCGGAAATCGATATCAATTATCAACCTCTCACCTTCCACAATCACATCTATGTATTCATATTCACCTGAACCAACATCACAACAGTCACTTCTccataattatttaaagaaccctggatattttctttttcagaaaatttggggaaaataagtaaaatagaTTACCAGAAGGGAAGGTTGGCGTTTTGTCCCATTTTGATGTGCATATGGAGGAATCGTAACCGAGAGACGAGAGGCTTTCGGTAACGATCTTCCTTAAATCGTCTTTTCGCTTGTAGACCTTGCTGTTGTTGTCAACAATCTTGGATGTGTCAGCTAAGAGGTTCCTCTCCGCCACACTCGCACAAGGAATTAAGCTCTGCGAAAAAGGCTAGTACGTAATTCAAACTAAAGTGTTTGGATGCAGAGAAAATCCTGAACTAGCTATACAGGTTTTGGCAATTTGAGAAGTTAGCTTGCTAGTTACCTTGAGCGCGTCACTGGCTTCGCCGAACGAGCCAGAGGAAATAGATTCGCCAAAGATGTCGAGCTCCTCGTCGGAGCTATCGTTGCTGTTGCCGTTGAAGCAGTTGCAGCGGTTGCGACCACATTTTGCGGTGGTCGGAGCCGGTTTCTCGTTGCTCTCTTCTATGAAGCTCTGCACCATTTTGTCCAGGCAGACGGAGCTGGGCTCGAACTCCGCAGCCACGTCTCTACCGTTGGACTGAGGAGGCTCCCCGGCAGCAGGTTTATCCGAGGAGGAGGAGTAGGAAGTCTTGAGCACATTCGGAAACTGACGGTCAAACACGAACAGCCTTTTCAAGCGGGACTTCAGCACCGGCTTAACGGGGTCGTTCCGAACCACCGCTAGCTTCTGTGAATCCACAGGTATGGGTTGGATCTTCATTGGAGGCATGAATGACAAAGCAGAGGAGGAAAACCTCTAGAAACTAGAAATCTTAGGAAAACTTGTATCTATCTTTAAGAACCACTCTATCATGCATGTTCCATTTTAAGGGAAGAAGTATCTAATAACTTCTAGACTAAGAGAGTAGAGGAGAAGTTGAAAAACATTTGGAAATCAAGGTTTTCCTGGAAAACATGACTGCGATTATAAGAGAGACGTGCATTGTTCGTAGAAAGAGAAGATAGTTTTTCCGGGATGTTCATTTCACCGGCGAGATCCCTGTCGCCGGAGGTGGATCACGAGTTTTGGAAGAAAAACAGTGAAGAAAGTTAAAgagttaaaaaaacaaaatcacctGTGTATTGGTTGTTTAGGTTTCTGGATTAGGTGCAAGTGAGGGAGGCAATGGTATTTATAGCAAAGAGGCAAAGTTGCTGACATGGCTTTATATGCCACGTAGGATCTATGAGGAATGGATGATCTGCATAGCCAAGAAAATCACGGAGCACTTAGGTTGGTGACGCGTGTTGGAGAAGATTATCTTGCGCTGTAAGCATTGGGGTTCTTTTAGATGAATTGACAGTGGTACCCTTTCCACTACGTGGAATATCGGGTAGATGCCCCTCGTGTTCTGGGGGTTATGGAAAACCACCCCCACTGCATTGTGATCGTGGCGATTCTGCATTAATACATTGCCagcattttcttaaaaatttatttgttattattgattttgaaattttaaattaaaaaggtGAAGACAAAGGAGAAAATTTGAACCCATTGATGTGAAATGAGAGATGGAGTTTTTTTCGTGAGGTGTGTACGAAAGACCATGGTATAGTGGTGGATCAATAGAATAAAGTCTTGGGAAACAAGTTTTAAGAGAGGAAAAGATTTTGCtggatttaatttaatatatattatttattttctcttaaaatattctcaaaattaaaaattttaaatgtaaaagcaattgtgttttgtttttttattttcaatacaaTAGTCAGTTTTTGTTTTGAGATTAATTTTAGGTCATATTATTTTGAGGtttcataatattatattaattttatttattttcttcgtATTTTGTTTCAGTAAAAGTGTCACTTTTATTTTGATGATCTTCATCTTATATGAAACTCTCAGCTTATATTATCATgttttaatagaaattttgtatgaaatattccagttttaaacttaaaaatgtgGTTGCATTAGTTGATGAAGAGATCATTTTAATATGACGATGTTGAGAAAAACAcaatttgaaaaactttaaattaattataatatttttattagtttataatacaccgaagataagaaaaataatggaTTGTGTTATTATTTTGTGAAGTTTGAGACAGAATAATGACTTCCTATAAAAGCTAAAGTGCCTAATAGAGTAACAACCAGTTGAGGGGAATTGAATTATCAATAATAGTGAGTTgttaataaattcttttatcaACACGCGAAAAATAATTGAagtagttttgaaaataaaattagttgtGTTTAAGTTATATAACCagttttaataacttttattaaagAAGTTAATCAATAACTTGTATTACTGAGTGAGATACATGGAAACAAACTTACACTTAATAATTCATTCAAGTTGTTAATTCACAATTTTAAATGTTGCTTAAGGAAGTAAAAGGTGTAATATAGATTTAGATTTGGGGAAACATGTTAGGGTTTAACAACTTTCTTGGcaattttatgtttgtttttaaagaaaaaattcatTGAGATGtttaattggtataaaaagCAATATACTCATACTTggttgatatttatatatatttttattttaaatattaaataaatctttttttataaaaaatataaacaaaaaaatatcataaatattcaacataaacgaacatatacattttttattttttaatatcaaataaaattgtataaatataaaataagaaaagataaataaaaaatgataaaatgtttcGTATAAATAAATTCCAATAATATAAGTGTTTTagattatctaataaattaaatatattttagaaatttgaaaaaggaatatgtgtaacaaatatcatttttagaAGTATTAAATAGACTAGTATATTATAGACTTGTAAGACTATATTTATGTCATATTGTCTCTTCTTTCCTtctcaacaacaaaataaagtgaaacattatatatttcattcacAAGGTTGACTTATTAACTTTTTGAGTATGATTCTTTTTCATAtcatattatttgttatataaagttttatttgaCTTTCACCACCTACTTATCTCCCTCTATCTAAGTTAAATAGTGATAATCTCACATCTCAAGTTTCCTTAATACATTTACATTTATCCTAGATTAACATTTCCACTtgaaaatagttaatttaacgaccttaaaaataaaagttcacACAAATAGATGCATTTTCACACATatgataaaaaattgtaaaaagtaTTATAcatgtaaataatttaacaaGATATAAATCATTCaaagtatgaaaaatatatcACATAGGTACCGTCCAATGTCAAAGAACCATTGCCCAACACAAATAGATCAGTTTCTTTGAAAAGTAACATTTTATCTTCGCTTCATATTTTTCTCATTCCTATCCATAATTTATAAGATTTACACACACACAACATTCTACTAAGCaaccaaatataaattttgttctcCTTTCTATATTTTCTTAGCTTCAAGAATTAACACCTTAGTCATGTTTTCAAACAACTCGTCAATCCAACATAAATCACATGTTTAACAAAATCCACACAAACCACATTGATACTCAGATACTCCTAAATTTCAAAGCATTAAAACCTCAACCAACATCACATTTCTAACccaatttaattaagttttttaaataatttcttgaCTTTCTGATATTGAAATCAACATGCAATTATAACATCACACCgaagtaatttaaattaaaaatattaagttaaaatgtaaaagaaaataacttcTTTTATCTCAATGAGGATATTAactgaatttttgttttgagcACTACCAGTTTTCCTCAAAATTTGTCCTATATACAcaattaaaccataaaataatcaattttatgatTCTATGAGCAACAGTAGATGAAATTTCATCTAGATTACAAGGAAGAAATCACACGCAACCCTAGAATGTTGCATGCGTTACAAAACCTAAAAACAATCTCAAGGACAAATTTCACTCATCTTAAGTTAAATTATTCAAAGTAGATTAAAGGACTTTTTCCAAagataaattgaatttttagaaaaaagatgAGAGATTAAAGGGGATGCATTGAATGTGAAGAATCCTATGTGTTGTGATGGATAAATCACTCTCTCCccattcaattttcttttaaaaaagacCAAAATAccttttgttattatatatatatatatatttatatatatatatatatatatatatgtatatatattattttttcggTAGTCCTCACAATAGGTATGGGAGAGAGAGGATGAAATGTATATATTCTTCCTCGTTCTCACAaccaacttaaaaaattaagtattacTCATGTTCATATATACtcaaatatcaataaaagtaacaaataaaAGCAAGGACTACTTGATTTAGCatccataataaaaatatcaatttgaatCAAATCCAAGATATGTGGTTTTCTACTAGGAGCACAAGTGAGAAAAAAAACTTTGCTTATACCAATAAGACAATAGGAACAAGTTTCAAAAGACAAACCTCTAACAGAAAGTAACTCGTTTTACAATTGTAACAAGGTCTTTCTCACTCAAGTTGTTTATGCTATAGTCTTATGGAACAATCATCAAGTGCATTCACTTGAAGCATAAAGAACTATATTGATGTCCAATAAAGAATATTTCACTTCTCTCTTTTTGCGAccatcattttttatttagttcatTCCATTTTTCATTATCAAAGGAATTATGATAACCATCTTCATCAAGTACCTGTATATAGATCAAATTGAGGTGAAATATCAAGGATGTTTATAATATTCTTCAAATGTAGCTTACAATCGGTTTTAGTCTCCGATAAGATTTCCTTAATATCAACAATCTTGCTTAATTCTCTGAGCAATGACCAAGTCTCTCTGTTCTCTTtgaatttttatcaaattaatttcaatCAACAAGAAAATTGGCTTGCCTAGCAACTAGGTACTAGGAGcataacataataaattttccCAACAAGACTAAACTCGCTTAGGAACCATACTACTCAAAGTTctctaattttttatgaaaacaattttattcGGTAAGTGATTTACTTTCCTAACGACCCAAAACCTAGGAGTCCAGTTTCAAAGGCCTATCTGACAAATTTTGGCTAGTTTAACGAGTAAACCATAGAAAGTTCAATggattttaaaaacaaaaatttctctcaacgAATGAATGACTCATTCAATAAGTTTGGAAATTCAGAAACACTTAacaaatatatttgataattcAAGGATAATTTTACTTCTTTCCTAGTAAAaataaggcttaaatgcttaattcgtccccatgttaagaggtgaatttctgtttagtacctggttttaaaaatgaagacattgggtccctatgttatgaaaagtatatgaataaggtccacaaagaaagaacaagttcaacaaatcatcaaagaaaaagctgaacaagagaGATAACAAGCTGGACAACAgaagagataagagaaaaagtacggtcacatcagcatggacttaacatcgttgctgtcaacttaacggacatgacttattcatacacttttcataacatagggactcaatgtcttcatttttaaaaccgggtactaaacagaaattcacatcttaacatgaggacgaaataagcatttaagcctaaaaaatattacattgagtttaaaaaatgtgtttacATAGAacaatttgatatataaaaattactcaATAACTCACTAAACACAAAACCTTTTGACCAATCCTTTTTCATTCAATATTCATAATCCGTATCcatttctcataaaaaaaacataatcatCATAATACGTATTACTCAAATACACATGTAAAATATACAAATCAACATTAATTCATTCTTAATAGAATTTCACTCATTTCATcaatattaattgttatattcgcataaaatatcataacattataaaaaattggtGACCAAGTAACTCTCACACCAAACAATCTAAGTTATACTGCAATCTGAAAATTGGACTGCATTTCCTTAACTAGATTAAGCCTTTTGACTCTAACACAATTATACAAGTTTTCACTGTTATAGGATACTATTGATGGCATAAACTTGGGTTGAGAATTTTATGTCCATTAGGTTTAAGCTCCAACATCGCTcaatattaagttttaaaagaGTTATTCTTTTTGTATGACCTATAAGCAAGTGCATCAAGTCAGTTGTAGTACACCTGAATGAGTGTTATGGTATTTAGAGAGATTTAACAAGGATATTGATAATTTGTTGgttttttgtatgaaaatataacaatatatattatatagattgAGTGGAGTAGATGATATGATTGAATTTCATCTCATTCTCTTCTAGTGCACCACTATTGATCTTGTATACTTACTATACAAATCATTCAAAGTCCTATGAGTACTCTAATGTAGATCTAGCCTCATTCTTACACCTTAGAACTTAAGAACTTTCCCTGTTGTAAAACGAATTATTGCCTTGAGTGCATTACTCTTTTATCCAACTCACTCTCTAGATCACATAGAAGTCTTTAACAAGAATGAGATTATTTGATTATAGTTTGAGACTAATCTTCCAACTCAACCCAAACCAATTAAAATGAGTTGTCAATTTATCATTGAGCATAAATCAAACCATAAACTACTAAATAAAAGCacaaataatattcaagaaGTAGgagtataaaaaattagaattgaTAACACTCAACCTCAATATGAGAAAGTTCAACTACTCATATATTGCAATGTAATTCCAGTAACATTTATACATAATATTTACAATAAGAGCATCTCTCTCACATCTCTTACACTATATTTCTACCTTACTGCgatattttaattctcttctcAATGGTTAAAAACAAgacataattatataaatatttattaagaaaatttattctaagaaagaattatttattacattgcATTCAATTAATGACAAATTCTAGAATGGTTTTACCATTCTTATATCCGATATgatcttaatcaaattaaataataaaatatttccaaatACATGCCatgaacaaaaaattaaatataattggCCTACAACCTTCATAGAATTTGTTTTCACATCTATAAACTATAGTTAGACAGTCAAAGTTTTACATTAAGAATTCAAACCGAATTACATGATCAAATAAACACAAAATATTAGTGAAAGGAAGATTCTCACGAAGAAGAAAGTGGGAAGCTGATGAATTTAgacaaaaaatgtttttatctgAAAACATGAAAGTTGTTGTTAAGTTTGTGATTGAGATTGTTTATTggtaaaataaagtattttttgtgttgtttttataTTAGGATGGTAAAAAGGTAAAGGGTATGCAATTAGGGAAACACAATGATGTGGTATTTGTGATTAAAGAGAATAGATAGGGGTTTAAATTTGCATGTTAGAACTTTAATATGGATGGTGCTTTAGTGAACTTCTTTTGATGATGTGTATTcaaatttcttttgaaaaaaagggcATCATTACACGGGATTGTTATTATCTATCTTTGTAGATGATGCAAATGCTTTAATTATAGTAGGACTTTGCTTTTTTGTGACTTACAAAAAGTTGCTCCCTTTTGTTAGGTGAGAAGTTTAAAGAATTTCATTGAGAGGGTCCTACCTTCATAATTTCCAAGATCAACATGAGTTTTGTTCTTTCGTACTTCATTCTTATTCCCTAGATACATAACCTACTTTTCATTAACCTATCCAAAATTAACCACACTTTATCCATCATCTTCTTTCACAATACttcaatgaaaattatttttctttattataataaactCAATTAGAGATGTATAAGAAATCatgataaaatgtaaaaaattactTTCATTCAGTGTTTTCAGAACAActaaatgtaataataataagtaattacTTATAATCCATGATAGGGTTGCATTGGCCTATAGAACTAAAGGAAACAAATTGCTGTAGCTACGTGTCTTTATCCATATAGACATTACCATTGAAGCAGGCCTATAAATTAATGCTTCATTTTCTACATTTTTCTAGTTAAGCCTCAAAACAAACCCccaaacttttaattaattccTAGCTTTTTTAGTGCCGCTGCACcacaataatttttctttactaCCAATCAAATAACTACATACTTTAACTTTTATGCATTACGtcgtttaaataaaaataatacattttaggAAATTAATAGTTATGTGAAACACATGATTCTTACGATAAATACTGTTAAAGTTAATGatttataaattcttttcatacttctattttttttagaacATATTTGAAAACTTCTTTTagttaacttcaatttttttaattagttaaaaaatattttgtgctAATAATAGTATTTGATGTATATCTTTAAACTATATATAGCACTTTTTGAGATTTCttttcatttagtttttatgtttttgccatttaacatttcatatatttttgttaacttttCAAATATTGTTAACATACAAATAACCATAACGAAAGCAAGAAGGTTGTTTAAGtgtattttatttctattttattgtaacTTTTTAGAGAATATTTTGAAGTATATATAATACAAGATTATAAGTGAATAATGAACATAAAAACAGAGTCTTAAAGTGTACCATATAACTGGACGATCGTCAGTGTCCACAACAAAGACATGATCGGACGACTAGTAAAAGACAAATTGATCGGTCGAGACAACCGACCTTATAAgtgtaaataaataatgattaagGAGATTAAGGTAAATCATGTTTAAGGATACTGGACCAGGATTAGACCGAGATTAAAACATCGCTAATCCTGGACTCATGCTCGAAAACTATAAATGTAAGTCAAAGGTAACAAGTAGACAGGGGCAATTACTGTGCATTTATTACTAACTTTGACGGATCAAGGATCTAAGGAGCAAATCCGGACAACGAAGGACAAATTGTGAAGGTGTTTAGTGACTCTGCCCTATAACCGAAACAGAAAGGTAAAAATGATTTGAAATAattatctttataaataaaaattaaagtaaattatattaaagtagATTTTGTTCAAATCATATTTACActccatttttatttatcattgcAACGATCTTTTTAGTTTAGTATGtagtgtattttaaattataaaagaagcACGTTTAATATAAAAGCAGGATAATTTAATATCGGTGTAGCTCGAGAAAATCTTAGGTAATTGatatttactttaaatattataaaagattgagttcaattaaaaaaattaaattattattatcaaatatatatacattaaatatttttatgtaaaatatgatataaaaatgtATACTTTATACTTAATTCTACATTTATTGCTTACTTCAACAGTAAACAGTTTTAATTTagatatataactttataacaTTTAGCTTTCAATTTAACAACATTTAACTGACACTACTAATACATAAAAAACATTGACTCATTCAACCTCAGATTTAGGgtttgaattttcaaattttaatatttaaaaataatgcatAAGGGATAACGTACGGTACTGCTACATCAAATTTATATAGtttgaatatgattttagtccttACATTTTATGAGTGTTTAAGTCTTCTAAAAGTTTCCACTGATTCTTTTGgttcaatttttcatttcatatataatCTTTTTGTTTCAGTGGTCAACACTGAACTCTACTAAACAAATAACATGCTATTCATGAGGTTTCTTGTttgaactttttcttttatataactCTTCTGTTGGTTTATGTTATTCatgtgaaaataataataatattttgtatcaaTTTTGTTTCTACAAATATTTTCGGGACTcagagactaacctgctgacgTGTCTGGGCCGCTCGCTCGCTTTAAACTTCTGCTATTGGTCGATCGGTGTTGGCACACAtcgatcggtctccttcttgacgagggaggatgtacctgcaaaaggcactctgacgctcaagttaggtg from the Vigna angularis cultivar LongXiaoDou No.4 chromosome 3, ASM1680809v1, whole genome shotgun sequence genome contains:
- the LOC108325132 gene encoding uncharacterized protein LOC108325132 isoform X1 — its product is MPPMKIQPIPVDSQKLAVVRNDPVKPVLKSRLKRLFVFDRQFPNVLKTSYSSSSDKPAAGEPPQSNGRDVAAEFEPSSVCLDKMVQSFIEESNEKPAPTTAKCGRNRCNCFNGNSNDSSDEELDIFGESISSGSFGEASDALKPFSQSLIPCASVAERNLLADTSKIVDNNSKVYKRKDDLRKIVTESLSSLGYDSSICTSKWDKTPTFPSGEYEYIDVIVEGERLIIDIDFRSEFDIARSTGTYKAILQSLPFIFVGKSDRLCQIVASVSEAAKQSLKKKGMHVPPWRKADYMLAKWLSNSCTRANPPSSSNVNGSTENLSVGDGAAAESDCGELELIFGEKISSPGLEICCSGERNLPPVATPPWQPPALKVRSVERGTKVVTGLASLLKDKP
- the LOC108325132 gene encoding uncharacterized protein LOC108325132 isoform X2, translated to MPPMKIQPIPVDSQKLAVVRNDPVKPVLKSRLKRLFVFDRQFPNVLKTSYSSSSDKPAAGEPPQSNGRDVAAEFEPSSVCLDKMVQSFIEESNEKPAPTTAKCGRNRCNCFNGNSNDSSDEELDIFGESISSGSFGEASDALKSLIPCASVAERNLLADTSKIVDNNSKVYKRKDDLRKIVTESLSSLGYDSSICTSKWDKTPTFPSGEYEYIDVIVEGERLIIDIDFRSEFDIARSTGTYKAILQSLPFIFVGKSDRLCQIVASVSEAAKQSLKKKGMHVPPWRKADYMLAKWLSNSCTRANPPSSSNVNGSTENLSVGDGAAAESDCGELELIFGEKISSPGLEICCSGERNLPPVATPPWQPPALKVRSVERGTKVVTGLASLLKDKP